The Pyxidicoccus sp. MSG2 DNA segment GGAGTCTGGCGAAATCCGCCTGGACGGGCAGGTCGTCGTCACCGACGCGGAGCGCAACCGGTACCGGCAGCACTTCACGACGGTGTTCTCGGACTTCCACCTCTTCGGGCAGTTTCTCGGGCTCGGCTCGCCGGAGCTGATCGCGAGGGCGGGGGAGTTGCTGCGCCGGCTGCACCTGGACCGCAAGGTGAAGATCGAGAACGGCAAGCTCTCCACCACGGAGCTGTCCCAGGGGCAGCGCAAGCGACTGGCGCTGCTGACGGCCTACCTGGAGGACCGGCCCATCTACGTCTTCGACGAGTGGGCGGCGGACCAGGACCCGACGTTCAAGGACGTGTTCTACAAGGAGCTGCTGCCCGAGCTGAAGGCGGCGGGCAAGTCGCTGGTGGTCATCTCGCATGACGACCGGTACTTCGCGTTGGCGGACCGGGTGATCCGCCTGGAGTCCGGCCTCGTGGTGGACGCGCCTGTCGCCGCAGCGCTCAGGTCTGGAACAGCTGGATGAGGTTGCCGCAGGTGTCCTCGAACACGGCGATGGTGACGGGGCCGGCCTGGGTGGGCTTGCTCCGGAACACCACGCCCCGCTGAGTCAGCTTCTCGTATTCCTTGTGGATGTCCGTGGACTGGAAGGCCGTCGCGGGGATGCCGTCGTCGAAGAGGGCCTTCTGGAAGACCTTCGCGGCGGGGTGGGCGTTGGGCTCGAGGACGAGCTGGAAGTCCGCCGAGCCCTCGGGGGAGACCACGGTCAGCCACCGGAACTCCCCGATGGGGATGTCCACGTGTTTCACGAAGCCGAGGACCTCCGTGTAGAACTTCTCGGCCTTGGCCTGGTCATCCACCAGCACACTGCTCAGCGCGACCTTCATCATCACCTCGACGTGACTGCTTGGGAGAATGCTCAACCGATTGGTTGAGGATAGGGCCGGGGCGCAGGAGGGTCAACCCTTCGGTCTCCATGCACGGCGCGGCGCTACTCCACGAGCAGGCGCTTCACGGGGGCGGGGTCCACCGCCACCATCAGCGGGCGGGTGAAGTTGCTGAACGAGACCAGCGCCTGTCCCGGGGCGAGCCGTGACACCCGGTTCCAGAGCCCCTCGTCGATGTTGCCCACGGTGCGCTGCATCCGGGAGATGACGGTGCTGTCGGTGATTTTGTGGATGATGAAGTTGTTGAGCAGGCCGAGCACCTCGTTGGGAAGGTGCTGCGGCAGCTGCGTCACGAAGACGAGTCCGAGCCACCGCTTGCGGCCGCGCTTGGCGATGCGGGCCACCTGCTCGAAGAGCACCGGCATCTGGGAGATGCGGCTGGCGGAGAGGAATTCGTGCGCCTCCTCGATGATGATGAGGACGGGGGTGACGGCCTGCTCGTTGTCATTCGCCTTCTGGTAGCGCGCCTCCTGCGTCTCCTGGAGCCCGCGGAGGATGTCGGCGATGACCAGGTTGTTGAGCTGGGGTGAATCCGTGTCGGACAGGTCGATGACGGAGACGCGCCCCGGCGTGAGCATGGAGCCGTAGGCCACGCCGGGCACCCGGCCCACGTCGAAGATGTTGAGCCGGCGCAGCCGGTGGAGCTTGCTGGCCAGCCCCTTCCAGCTCACCGCCAGCCGGCTGCTCTGCTGCATCACCCGTTTCATCACCAGGCCAGGGTCGCTCCGGAACTCGCTGTAGAGCGCAAGGATTCTCGGAGGCACTTCGGGCGCCTGTGGCTCGTCGGGGTCGAGCCCTTCGAGGATGGAGCTCTGCTTGCTCTTCGAACGCGAGCGGCCCTTCGTCTCCCCCTTGCCCTCGTCACTGAGGCTGTAGATGTAGGCATTCACCACATCCAGCACGTGCTGGATGGTCATCCGGGGATAGCCGGTGGTGTGCTCATCCACGTCGAGCGCCTGCTGCTCCTCCTGTGCCGTTCTCGGGAAGATCTTGAAGTCTTCCAGCAGCAGCTTGGTGACGTCGTACGCCTTGAGGAACCGCTCCTGCTGCGCGTCCGATATCTCCAGGATTTCGGCCAGTGCGTAGGGCGAGAGGCTGGAGAAGTTCAGCGCGAAGGGGTGCAGGTTCCGGTGGTGCGGGTTGCGGCTGTCGCGGCCCGTGAGGTGGTGGATGTGCAAATCCCGCACGCCCTGCGGCTTCTGCCCGCGGCGCTTGAGCGCTTCGAGCATGGCCGCATGGTCCGTGGGCTGGTCCACGTGCGAGTACTCGCCCTCCACGTCGAAGACGATGGTGGCGATGCCCGCCGCCTGGGCGCGGTGGATGAGGGTGGCGACGGTGGTGGACTTGCCTCCACCCGTCGTTCCGATGATGCCGGTGTGGCGTGGGAGAATCGCCTTGTCTCGCGCATGGAGGCGGGCCTCCATGTTTTCGTAGCCCACCACGACGCCGAGACACAGGTCTCCGCCCACGCCGAGCACGCGCTCGCTCTCCTGTTCATCCAGGACGAAGACGGGGCTCTGCGGCTGCGGCCGGAAGCGGGGTGGCTTCAACGTGCCTTCGACTTCCTCGCCGAGCAATTCCACCTCCGCGCGGCCGTGGTAGTCGAACGTGTACGAGAGCTTCTTGCCCTGTGTCACCACGCCAATGGCCATGGTGGAGTTGGCGGGGACGGCGTTGGGCTCCGCGAATGGGCCGCGCACGACGACGCCGAGGTATGCGCGGCCGTCCTCGCGGGACTTCACCCGTACCAGCGTCTGCGACGCGAGCAGGTGCAAATCGTCTCGCGTCATCAGGACGGTGATGAGGTTGTCCTGGCTGGACGGGGTGTCGAAGTGCGTGAAGCCCACGGCCTGCTCCAGCTCTGGAGTGAGCCGGGCAGCCGCCTTCACCTCGTTCCGCAGCGCGTCCATCCTGGCCTGCGCCTCGGGAGGGGTGGGACGGACGACGTCCTCGCGGGTGCTGGGCGCCACCAGCGGCGCGGGCGTCTTGGCGCCGTTGGACTGGGGCGCACCGGCGGGGCGGAAGCCATTGCCCGCGGGAGGCGTCTCCGAGCGCTGCGCGTCCCTTCGCGAGCCATTCACCACGTGAAACGGAGACGTCCTGCTGCCATTCAGCCCCTCCATCCCTGGAGGCCGCGGTCCCTTGCCATCATCGACCATGATTCACCTTCCCCGGCTAGCGGCGCAGCCCGCGCTCGCTGAAGTACTGGAGGTTCGCGCCCGCGTGGGCGTAGGCGTCCTGGACGAGGCCCTGGAAGCCGTCCTCGCCGAAGGCAGCGCGGCAGGACATCTCCGCGACGTCGAGGAGCATGGGGAAGCCCCGCTCCTGCCGGAGGACGCTGTCGGCCATGGCCACCCGGACCGCCTCGTGGACGAGCTCCCGGTGCGCGTAGAAGAGACGGGGAGGGGAGTGGTCCGACACGCGGAACAGCCCCTTCACGACGTGGGGACAGGACTGATGCACGAAGTTCCACGCCAGGCGCTTGCTGCGGTCCCCGTACTGCCAGCCGTCGACGAGGTGCATCCCGTCGCTCTCCAGCGTCTCCAGCAGGGCGAACTCGCCCGCGTCGAGCGCGAACCCCATCGTCAGGAAGCCCCGGTCCTGCAACGCTCCGGAGACGAAGACGAACTTCTTGTGCTCGTGGATGAGCCGCTCGAGCAGGCGAACGGACAGTTGCAGCAGGCTCATGTACCCGGAGCCGGTGAGCAGGTCATGGGCGCAGGGGTTGTTCATGCCCATGCGCCATTCCGCCGAGGACTTGTTCAGCAGCGCGGCCCGCTCCGCGTAGGCGCGGATGCCGCGGCGGGCCAGCCGGGACTGGGAGTCATGCCGGTCCCTGAAGCGGTTCTGCCGCATGTCGATGTAGTCCATCGCCTCCCGCAGCCCATCCCCGCCGCGCTGGGCCACCTCCTTGCGGAAGAGACGCTGCGAAAAGGCGCCAGAAGTGCCGCCGTAGCCGACGACGGCCACGCCAATCTGGGAGATGCCGATGGGGATGCTGTCGTGCGAAGCCGACGAGCCGGCCACGGCGTCCACGCGGCCCTGGAAGAGCAGCCGCTCGTGGACGAGGCTCAGCTCCTCGGGCGTGACGCGGTAGACGCCGGCCTCGGGGAAGGCGCGGTTGCGCCCGGGCAGCCGCGGAAACACCTCGCTGCGGACGAGCCCTCGCAGCCGGTCCTCCTTCTTCACCGCGCCGGCAATCTCCCGCCGGAAGCGCTCCATCACGCGGTCCAGGTCGAGCCCCGTGGACCACTGGTCGAGGTCGAGCGTGGAGACCAGTTCCTCGCCGAAGGCCTCGCGGTAGTCCTCGTCTCCGAACAGCTCCTCTTCGCCTTCGTCTGGCGGAACCCCTCCCGACATGTTCACCCTCCGTCCAATCCAAGGAAGCTCTGGCTGGAGAAACGCGGCATGCGCAGGTGGCGGCGCAGCGACGCGACGTACGTCCGGGCCACCTTTCCAGGAAGGCCGAAGCGGAACTGCGCGCGCTCGGCGGCCTCCGTCTCGGACGCGCCCTCCAGCAGGGGACGCACGAGCGCCGCCGGAGCCAGCAACTCCAGCGCGAGCTGGTCTGCGCGCCGCTCCGAAGTCGCGACCTCGCCATTGGGGTAGTAGCCGGAGGCACTGCGGCGGATGAGATTCGAACGGGGCTTCAAGGACACCCGCTCGAACAGTGCCGTCACCACCTCTTCGTGAGTCGGCTCGCGCTCCCCGTCGAGCACCGCGAGGATGGTCTCTCCAAGGACATGCACGGCGCGCCGGCGCGGGAGCAGGTGCTCGAGCACGAAGTGCGACGCTTCATGGGCCAGGGTGAATCGCTGCTCGGCGGAGTCCTTCTTGCTGTCGTGGAAGAGGATGCCCTTGTCCACGTCCCAAACCATGCAGCCATGGACGTCACGGGGGAACTCCTCCGGCCGGCGAGGCCTGCCCCGCTGTTGCATCCATTGACTCATGCTCTCGGGCGTCGGGCGCTCCATCGGCACCACGGTGATGGGGAGTCGCAGCTGAATCTCCAACGCCATGTTCCGGGGGAAGCTGGGAGGCGCCCTCGTGCCGAACACCGCGGCGGCTTCCTCCATCCAGCGTGCCGTCATGAGCCCGTCTCTTCGTCCTCGGAGTCGTCCCTCGCCGCCACTCGCATCGCGGGCCGCTCCCCCTCTGGCACATCCCTCGCCCGCTGGGCGATGGCACCCATCACCTCGACCCGCCGGATCACCTGGACGAGCGGCAGCAATTCCACGGAGAAGCGCGTGGCGATGGCGGTGGCCTGCTCTTCGAAGCGTGATTCCTCGGGACGGCGGCACAGGGCCATCCAGTGCAACACGTCCTGCGAGCAGCCCAGCTCCCTCGCGAGCGCCTCCTCGGAGTGGCCTTCGAGCTGCCGGTACTGCTCGAAGACATGGCCCATCATTCCGGGCTCGGCCTGGCTCCGCTGGGCCGCCCGCGCCAGCCATTCAGGGGTCGACATCGGCCCACTCCTCCCCGGTCCGCGCCAGGGTCTTCTTGAAGCGGTCCCAGTGTCGCTTCACCGCCTGGCGAAGCTCCGCCTCCGGCATCGGGGGCAGCCCCAGGGCCTCGCCCACGGCACGCGTGGAGCCCTCACCCTCCAGATAGAGCCGGAGCAGGGTGAGGTCCCTCTGCGAGAGCGATTTCTTCTCGAGCCGTTCCATGGTTTCGCGAGCCTCCACGGATGTCTCCATGACTTCCTTCGGAGACCTCGCCCCGAGTTCGACAGCGACCCCGAATTTCTGCTCCCGGCGCTCGCGCGACTCGCGGGAGCGGCGCCGGTCCGCCAGCCTCTTCCTGGCGGCCTCGGTGAGGTAGCTGCGCAGGCGTCCCTTTCCAGGAATGAACCGCTTCGGGTCCTCCGTATAGGCGAAGAGGACGTCGATGATGGAGTCATAGACCTCGTCGCGCTGGAGCCCCGTCAGCCGGCTGCCGCCGAGCATCGCGAGGATGGGGTCCATGAAGGCTTTCATGACGTCACTGGAGGCCACCGGGTCGCCGCTCAGGAGGCGCTCGTGCAGCGCTTCCTCCTCCGACTGTGATGGAAAGCTCATCCCCACACCTCGCCGGGACTCTCCCGCCCGCATCGGTTTCGTCGCATCTCGTCTGCTCCTTCGGTACCGACCAGTGGAGTTCGACGCGGGGGCCCCCGCATGATCATGCAAGAGGTTGATCTTCGCAGTCCAGCCTGTCCTTACCTCTCAGGGGGTATGTCAATTCCGCCTCACTCTGGGTTGTAAGCGATCCCCCACCGTCTGGAATGACAGGGCGGCCTACCTCCCGGGAGACGAGACATCCTGTTCGGCAGGACACAGTCTCGCAGGTTGTGTCAGTGAATCTCGTCGTCTCCAGTGCTGTCCCTGGCTGCCATCTGCATGCCGCTGATCGCAGCGGAGTCATGCCGTGCCGACAGCGCATCCAGGACTTCCACGCGCCGGAGCACCTGGACGAGGGGCAGCAACTCCACCGAGAAGCGCTCGGCGATGGCGGAGGCCTGTTCGGTGAAGGACTTCCCCTCTGG contains these protein-coding regions:
- a CDS encoding VOC family protein, which encodes MKVALSSVLVDDQAKAEKFYTEVLGFVKHVDIPIGEFRWLTVVSPEGSADFQLVLEPNAHPAAKVFQKALFDDGIPATAFQSTDIHKEYEKLTQRGVVFRSKPTQAGPVTIAVFEDTCGNLIQLFQT
- a CDS encoding RNA polymerase sigma factor, with the protein product MSFPSQSEEEALHERLLSGDPVASSDVMKAFMDPILAMLGGSRLTGLQRDEVYDSIIDVLFAYTEDPKRFIPGKGRLRSYLTEAARKRLADRRRSRESRERREQKFGVAVELGARSPKEVMETSVEARETMERLEKKSLSQRDLTLLRLYLEGEGSTRAVGEALGLPPMPEAELRQAVKRHWDRFKKTLARTGEEWADVDP
- a CDS encoding ATP-binding protein, whose product is MVDDGKGPRPPGMEGLNGSRTSPFHVVNGSRRDAQRSETPPAGNGFRPAGAPQSNGAKTPAPLVAPSTREDVVRPTPPEAQARMDALRNEVKAAARLTPELEQAVGFTHFDTPSSQDNLITVLMTRDDLHLLASQTLVRVKSREDGRAYLGVVVRGPFAEPNAVPANSTMAIGVVTQGKKLSYTFDYHGRAEVELLGEEVEGTLKPPRFRPQPQSPVFVLDEQESERVLGVGGDLCLGVVVGYENMEARLHARDKAILPRHTGIIGTTGGGKSTTVATLIHRAQAAGIATIVFDVEGEYSHVDQPTDHAAMLEALKRRGQKPQGVRDLHIHHLTGRDSRNPHHRNLHPFALNFSSLSPYALAEILEISDAQQERFLKAYDVTKLLLEDFKIFPRTAQEEQQALDVDEHTTGYPRMTIQHVLDVVNAYIYSLSDEGKGETKGRSRSKSKQSSILEGLDPDEPQAPEVPPRILALYSEFRSDPGLVMKRVMQQSSRLAVSWKGLASKLHRLRRLNIFDVGRVPGVAYGSMLTPGRVSVIDLSDTDSPQLNNLVIADILRGLQETQEARYQKANDNEQAVTPVLIIIEEAHEFLSASRISQMPVLFEQVARIAKRGRKRWLGLVFVTQLPQHLPNEVLGLLNNFIIHKITDSTVISRMQRTVGNIDEGLWNRVSRLAPGQALVSFSNFTRPLMVAVDPAPVKRLLVE
- a CDS encoding ImmA/IrrE family metallo-endopeptidase, with protein sequence MTARWMEEAAAVFGTRAPPSFPRNMALEIQLRLPITVVPMERPTPESMSQWMQQRGRPRRPEEFPRDVHGCMVWDVDKGILFHDSKKDSAEQRFTLAHEASHFVLEHLLPRRRAVHVLGETILAVLDGEREPTHEEVVTALFERVSLKPRSNLIRRSASGYYPNGEVATSERRADQLALELLAPAALVRPLLEGASETEAAERAQFRFGLPGKVARTYVASLRRHLRMPRFSSQSFLGLDGG